The segment GGCCCGCCTCCCGAGCTCCGAGCTGCTGGACAAGGTCGGGCACCGACTGGTGATCTTCGCCTTCCCGCTGTGGACGTTCGCGATCATCGCGGGCTCCGTCTGGGCGGACGAGGCGTGGGGACGGTTCTGGGGATGGGACCCGAAGGAGGTCTGGTCCTTCATCACCTGGATCGTCTACGCGGCCTACCTCCACGCGCGCGCGACGGCCGGTTGGCGCGGACCGAAGTCGGCGTGGATCAGCCTGGCCGGATTCGCGTGCCTCATGTTCAACTTCTTCGCGGTGAACTATCTGTTCTCCGGACTGCACTCCTACGCCTAGGGCCTGACACGCGACGCGCCCCCTGGTGGACACCGACGGGTGTCCACCAGGGGGCGCGCGTGTCGGTGGCGGCGGATCCCCCTGACCCTGCCGGCTCGCGAAGCCTCTCGACCGGGCCGCCGAGGCCGGACACGGAGGTTGGTGGTGCCCACTCTCCCCGACATCCGGTCCTGGGGGCGGTCAGTCCTCGGGGTTGATCCGCCGATTGATGTCGCGCAGGAAGTCGGGGTCGTCGTCCGGTCCAATGGGCCCTCCGCCCCGCTGTGTGCCCCCGGTGGGCTTCGGGCTGGAGGGTGTCCCGCTGGCGGGCCCGGCGGTGGGGGCGGCGTTGCTCGTCGCCAGCACGCGGGGGCGACCGAAGAACAGCCACAGCAGCGCGCCGATCTGGAGCAGGAGCACGATCACGGCCACCCACGCCAACTTCGGGAGGGTGCGTACCTCGGTGGAGGGCGTGGTCAGGGCATCAAAAAGGGAATAGACCCACAGCACGACCGCGGCGAGGGCGAGGGCGACTCCGACCAATACCATAGGACCAGCCTATCCGCCGGTGCCACGCTTCGGTCGGGTGGTCGGCAGGTGGTCCACCACCCGTCAGCGAGCCAGGTCCGGAGCCTCCCCGTGCAGGAGCGCGTGGACCTCGGATTCACGAAAGCGTCGATGTCCCCCCGGGGTACGGATGCTGCTGATCCGTCCGGACGCGGCCCAGCGCGTCACCGTTTTGGGATCAACCCGGAATAGTGATGCCACTTCGCCGGGCGTCAGGAGACGCTCGCTCGTGCTTTCCACCTTTTCCCCCTTCGGAAGCCTTCCATGGGTGGCCGGCGTGTCACTGGGTACTAGTGTGCATTAGTACGTCCGTTTCCTGCCCGGTTTTCGCAAAAAACGACGTATGAAGTCCAAGAAGTCCCCAATGTGATTCGACCGTAATGATCGCCGAGGGTGACAGCTATTTCATCGCGCGCCGACCGGCGGCGCCGAGCGGCGACCCCCATCATCCCAGGTCCGCAGGCGCGGGTACGGTGGGAGTCGACCCAGTACACCCCTGTCTCCTGCCGCTGTGAGGGCGATTAGAGTTGCGAAGCGTTATCACTTACACGGGCGCGCGGCTGCTGCTGTTCGTGGCCGCCTTCGGTCTCGTTTACATGCTCGGTGGTCGCGGTGTGGTGGGTCTCGTGATCGCTCTGGTGATCAGTGGACTCGCCAGCTATGTGCTGCTCGCCGGACAGCGGGACGCGATGTCGCGTTCTATTGTCGAAAGGATCAGTCGACTCAGGGGGGTCGGCCAACGCCTCGACGAGGCGGCGGCGAAAGAGGACCCCGTCGCGGACACCAACTCCCGTGGCCCCGAGACCACGTCCGAGTCCGCCGCTGAGGTCCCTGAGTCGCAGACCCCGGAGACGGGGAGCTCTCCGAGTGCGGCACACGATACACCCAAGCCCTAGATCACATCCCCGTTCGCCGGATCTCCGTCCCCAGGGACACGGGACCTGACCCGTGGGTCGACGACACCACGTCGTCGTCCACCGCTTACTCTGGGGACCATGAGCCGCGCTGACCTCGACAAGGACCCGCACGCCGT is part of the Spiractinospora alimapuensis genome and harbors:
- a CDS encoding PLD nuclease N-terminal domain-containing protein, encoding MVLVGVALALAAVVLWVYSLFDALTTPSTEVRTLPKLAWVAVIVLLLQIGALLWLFFGRPRVLATSNAAPTAGPASGTPSSPKPTGGTQRGGGPIGPDDDPDFLRDINRRINPED
- a CDS encoding BldC family transcriptional regulator; the protein is MESTSERLLTPGEVASLFRVDPKTVTRWAASGRISSIRTPGGHRRFRESEVHALLHGEAPDLAR
- a CDS encoding DUF4229 domain-containing protein, whose protein sequence is MRSVITYTGARLLLFVAAFGLVYMLGGRGVVGLVIALVISGLASYVLLAGQRDAMSRSIVERISRLRGVGQRLDEAAAKEDPVADTNSRGPETTSESAAEVPESQTPETGSSPSAAHDTPKP